The following coding sequences lie in one Caproicibacterium argilliputei genomic window:
- a CDS encoding prephenate dehydrogenase, with product MKKNIVIVGLGLIGGSLAKAFTQYTDCRVAGIDTDPAALEAALACGAVTKVGDDNDLRSADIVYLCLYPQADIDFVKGHLSAFSPHTIVTDVCGIKTEVCRALTALSKKGGFPYCGAHPMAGTEKHGFSASRADLFQGASYILVPCSAPAQVQELLRQTAFTLGFGRSVTTTPEEHDQMIAFTSQLPHALACAYVMSPRCLGHRGFSAGSYRDVSRVANINEVMWAELFLDNRAALTAELDTLLENLSDIRSAVAENDRNKLEALLRQGRLIKEELGE from the coding sequence GTGAAAAAAAACATCGTAATTGTGGGGCTTGGTCTGATTGGCGGCAGTCTCGCAAAGGCATTTACGCAGTATACCGACTGCCGCGTGGCCGGAATCGACACCGACCCCGCCGCGCTGGAAGCCGCGCTCGCCTGCGGCGCGGTGACCAAAGTCGGGGATGACAACGACCTGCGCAGTGCAGACATTGTGTATCTTTGCCTGTACCCGCAGGCGGACATTGATTTTGTAAAGGGTCATCTTTCTGCTTTCTCCCCGCACACCATCGTCACCGACGTCTGCGGCATCAAAACGGAGGTCTGCCGTGCGCTGACCGCGTTGTCAAAAAAAGGCGGCTTCCCGTACTGCGGCGCGCACCCGATGGCGGGCACGGAAAAGCACGGCTTTTCCGCCTCGCGCGCTGACCTGTTTCAAGGGGCAAGTTACATTCTGGTACCCTGCAGTGCTCCTGCACAAGTACAGGAACTGCTGCGGCAGACCGCGTTTACGCTGGGCTTTGGGCGCTCGGTCACCACAACGCCGGAAGAACACGACCAGATGATTGCTTTTACCAGCCAGCTGCCGCACGCGCTGGCGTGCGCTTATGTGATGAGCCCGCGCTGCCTGGGACACCGCGGCTTTTCCGCAGGCAGCTACCGCGATGTTTCGCGCGTGGCAAACATCAACGAAGTCATGTGGGCAGAGCTGTTTTTGGACAACCGCGCCGCGCTCACCGCAGAGTTGGACACGCTGCTGGAAAACCTTTCGGATATCCGCAGTGCCGTGGCGGAAAACGACCGGAACAAGCTGGAGGCGCTGCTGCGGCAGGGCCGCCTGATTAAGGAGGAACTGGGAGAATGA
- the aroF gene encoding 3-deoxy-7-phosphoheptulonate synthase, with product MIIVLKPDCTRVQRDTFIAELEDTYGVAVNTWVGTQSTVLGLIGDTACIDIDNIAANEIVESVKRVQEPYKKANRKFHPDDTVVTLPNGLQIGGEKLALIAGPCSVESEAQITEVAKRVQHAGAQFLRGGAFKPRTSPYAFQGLKAQGLDLLNAAKKETGLPIVTELMSVRQIDLFLQAGVDIIQVGARNMQNFDLLRELGHLQTPILLKRGLSATIEELLMSAEYIMAGGNSNVILCERGIRTYETYTRNTLDISAVPILKKISHLPVVVDPSHAGGIAWLVEPLAMAAVAAGADGLIIEVHNNPPKALSDGAQSLTPDQFDHVAGRIREIAPFFGKSL from the coding sequence ATGATTATCGTTTTGAAGCCGGACTGCACAAGGGTGCAGCGCGACACGTTCATTGCGGAACTGGAAGACACCTACGGCGTTGCCGTCAACACCTGGGTTGGCACACAGAGCACCGTGCTCGGCTTAATCGGCGACACAGCCTGCATTGACATTGACAACATCGCCGCCAATGAAATTGTCGAGTCTGTCAAGCGTGTGCAGGAACCGTACAAAAAGGCAAACCGCAAGTTCCACCCAGATGACACCGTGGTCACCCTGCCGAACGGCTTGCAAATTGGTGGCGAAAAACTAGCGCTGATTGCCGGCCCGTGCAGTGTCGAGTCCGAAGCGCAGATTACGGAAGTTGCCAAACGGGTGCAACACGCCGGCGCGCAGTTTTTGCGCGGCGGTGCGTTTAAGCCGCGCACCAGCCCCTATGCATTTCAGGGGCTGAAGGCACAGGGGCTGGATCTGCTCAACGCCGCCAAAAAAGAAACTGGGCTGCCCATTGTCACCGAGCTGATGAGCGTGCGGCAGATTGACCTGTTCCTGCAGGCAGGTGTTGACATCATTCAGGTCGGCGCACGCAATATGCAAAACTTCGACCTGCTGCGGGAACTGGGACATCTGCAAACGCCGATTCTGCTCAAGCGCGGTCTTTCCGCCACAATTGAGGAACTGCTCATGAGCGCAGAGTATATCATGGCAGGCGGCAACAGCAACGTCATCCTTTGCGAACGCGGCATCCGCACCTACGAAACCTACACCCGTAACACACTGGATATTTCCGCTGTGCCGATTCTGAAAAAGATCTCCCACCTGCCGGTTGTGGTTGACCCCAGCCATGCGGGCGGCATTGCCTGGCTGGTAGAGCCGCTGGCCATGGCGGCGGTCGCCGCCGGAGCGGACGGTCTGATTATTGAAGTGCACAACAATCCGCCAAAAGCGCTTTCCGATGGTGCGCAGTCCCTGACACCGGACCAGTTTGACCATGTGGCGGGCCGCATTCGGGAGATTGCCCCGTTCTTCGGAAAGTCGCTGTAG
- a CDS encoding shikimate kinase, whose amino-acid sequence MPQKRFAVIGHPIGHTMSPYIHQKLLKLCGVNGTYAKMDIPPQELAERFADTLRLLDGFNVTIPHKQAVIPLLDELDGDAAAFGSVNTVSLRGGKAAGCTTDGIGFRRALSAAGLPVKGRVLLLGTGGVARVLANEIQAAPNWNTLYIVMRRHEDERPHASDTLRQAQERQARRAAREQAFLNSLNRRLQAPDKKDGAALSRKICITDEETVEQSCADGLSFDLLVNGTSAGMYPNLADCPVSAQTVRACHAVFDAVYNPGVTMLMHYAQEAGIPCAGGMGMLVWQAAASEEIWLKHHFAPQEVAPIVADAEQTMRRRFGNVILCGFMGCGKSTAGRLLAQSLGREFVDLDTFIERKEGMSISDLFREKGEAYFRRCETEACRTLSRRSGLVLAAGGGTLLHPENTRLLRETGVIALLHTPYESIAQRLSGDHSRPLLERADKAAFMRSLYETRMPVYQSAADLTVQEAQSDAAAQKLQALLTAEDDNSL is encoded by the coding sequence ATGCCGCAGAAAAGATTTGCCGTCATCGGGCACCCGATTGGCCACACCATGTCGCCGTACATCCACCAAAAGCTGCTGAAACTGTGCGGTGTCAATGGAACCTATGCTAAAATGGACATTCCGCCGCAGGAACTTGCCGAGCGCTTTGCCGACACGCTCCGGCTGCTGGACGGCTTTAATGTGACCATTCCGCACAAGCAGGCGGTCATCCCGCTGCTGGACGAACTGGACGGCGACGCGGCCGCTTTCGGCAGTGTCAACACTGTTTCCCTGCGCGGTGGAAAAGCCGCCGGCTGCACCACGGACGGCATCGGCTTCCGCCGTGCGCTGTCCGCTGCGGGGCTGCCAGTCAAAGGGCGCGTCCTGCTGCTGGGCACCGGCGGCGTTGCACGCGTCCTTGCAAATGAAATTCAAGCCGCTCCAAACTGGAACACCCTGTACATCGTCATGCGGCGGCACGAAGACGAGCGTCCCCATGCATCGGACACACTGCGGCAGGCGCAGGAGCGGCAGGCACGCCGCGCCGCCCGCGAGCAGGCATTTTTAAACAGTCTGAACCGCCGTTTGCAGGCGCCCGACAAAAAGGACGGTGCCGCGCTGTCCCGCAAAATCTGCATTACCGACGAAGAAACTGTGGAGCAGTCCTGCGCTGATGGGCTTTCCTTTGATCTGCTGGTCAACGGAACCAGCGCCGGAATGTACCCAAACTTGGCGGACTGCCCGGTTTCCGCGCAGACAGTGCGCGCCTGCCATGCTGTGTTTGACGCGGTGTACAACCCCGGCGTCACCATGCTGATGCACTACGCGCAGGAAGCCGGCATTCCCTGCGCGGGCGGCATGGGTATGCTGGTCTGGCAGGCCGCCGCTTCTGAGGAAATCTGGCTCAAACACCACTTCGCCCCGCAGGAGGTTGCCCCCATTGTCGCGGATGCCGAGCAGACCATGCGCCGCCGATTCGGCAACGTCATTCTGTGCGGCTTCATGGGCTGCGGCAAAAGTACGGCAGGGCGTCTGCTCGCGCAAAGTCTGGGGCGCGAATTTGTGGATTTGGACACATTTATCGAGCGGAAAGAGGGAATGAGCATTTCTGACCTGTTCCGTGAAAAGGGCGAAGCGTATTTCCGCCGGTGTGAAACCGAAGCGTGCCGTACGCTGTCCCGCCGAAGCGGGCTGGTACTTGCCGCGGGCGGCGGCACGCTGCTGCATCCGGAAAACACGCGGCTGCTGCGAGAAACCGGCGTAATCGCGCTGCTGCACACCCCGTATGAAAGCATTGCGCAGCGGCTGTCAGGCGACCACAGCCGCCCACTTTTGGAGCGTGCTGACAAAGCCGCATTCATGCGCAGCCTGTACGAAACGCGGATGCCGGTTTACCAAAGCGCGGCGGATTTGACAGTGCAAGAGGCGCAGAGCGACGCGGCTGCGCAAAAGCTGCAGGCGCTGCTGACAGCAGAAGATGATAATTCGCTTTAA
- the acpP gene encoding acyl carrier protein, whose amino-acid sequence MVLEKVKHILAEQFDVEEENINAETSIADDLGADSLDVVDLLMSIEDEFEIEVPDGEIDNIKTVGDLVNYIEEHM is encoded by the coding sequence GTGGTACTGGAAAAAGTCAAGCACATTCTCGCCGAACAGTTTGATGTGGAGGAAGAAAACATCAACGCAGAGACGAGCATTGCCGACGATCTGGGCGCCGATTCACTGGATGTGGTGGATTTGCTGATGTCTATTGAGGACGAATTTGAAATTGAAGTCCCGGATGGAGAGATTGACAACATCAAAACCGTTGGGGATCTTGTCAATTATATTGAAGAGCATATGTAA
- a CDS encoding sodium ion-translocating decarboxylase subunit beta: MLVMWGIGGLLIWLAVKKDFEPSLLLPMGFGAILVNLPYSGVLGDSGIVQWLFHVGIEASEAMPLLLFVGIGAMIDFGPLLSNPRMLLFGAAAQFGIFMTVVLAVLLGFPLNDALSTGSIAAADGPTAIYVSQTLNSSYKGAIAVAAYSYMALVPIIQPAAIKLVTTHKERTIRMPYHPETVSKTTRILFPIIVTVIAGLIAPASVALVGFLMFGNLLRECGKLDSLKETAAGPLANLITIFLGITIAFQMRAEQFLSLGTLLVMGLGLFGFVFDTIGGVLFAKFMNLFLPEGKKINPMVGAAGISAFPMSARVIQKMALKEDNQNHLLMHAVGANVAGQIGSVVAGGIVLNLAHSMLGV, translated from the coding sequence ATGCTTGTCATGTGGGGCATTGGCGGTCTGCTAATTTGGCTGGCAGTCAAAAAGGATTTTGAGCCGTCGCTGCTGCTGCCGATGGGGTTCGGCGCCATTTTGGTGAACCTGCCGTACAGTGGTGTGCTGGGGGACAGCGGCATTGTGCAGTGGCTGTTTCATGTGGGGATTGAAGCCAGCGAGGCGATGCCGCTGCTGCTGTTTGTCGGCATCGGCGCGATGATTGATTTCGGTCCGCTGCTGAGCAATCCGCGGATGCTTCTGTTTGGCGCGGCGGCGCAGTTCGGCATTTTCATGACGGTGGTGCTGGCGGTACTTTTGGGCTTTCCACTCAACGATGCGCTGAGCACCGGCAGCATTGCCGCGGCGGATGGCCCGACGGCGATTTATGTCAGCCAGACGCTCAACTCCAGTTACAAAGGCGCCATCGCGGTGGCGGCGTACAGTTACATGGCGCTGGTGCCGATTATACAGCCCGCCGCCATCAAGCTGGTGACTACGCATAAGGAGCGCACCATCCGTATGCCGTACCATCCCGAGACGGTTTCCAAGACCACGCGGATTCTGTTCCCGATTATCGTAACGGTGATTGCGGGGCTGATTGCACCGGCGAGCGTGGCGCTTGTCGGTTTCCTGATGTTCGGCAACCTGCTGCGCGAGTGCGGCAAGCTGGACAGCCTTAAGGAAACGGCCGCCGGCCCGCTTGCCAATCTGATTACGATTTTTCTGGGCATTACCATCGCGTTTCAGATGCGCGCGGAGCAGTTCCTTAGTCTGGGTACGCTTTTGGTGATGGGGCTGGGGTTGTTCGGCTTTGTCTTTGACACCATCGGCGGCGTTCTGTTCGCGAAGTTTATGAACCTGTTTTTGCCGGAAGGCAAAAAAATCAACCCGATGGTCGGCGCGGCGGGCATTTCCGCGTTTCCAATGAGTGCCCGCGTGATTCAGAAAATGGCGCTCAAAGAGGACAACCAGAACCATTTGCTCATGCACGCGGTGGGCGCCAATGTGGCCGGGCAGATTGGCTCGGTGGTTGCAGGCGGTATCGTTTTGAACCTTGCGCACAGTATGCTGGGGGTGTGA
- the proS gene encoding proline--tRNA ligase: MAQQKKMVEEITPMEEDFARWYTDVVKKAELMDYSSIKGCMIFEPYGYAIWENMQAILDKRFKELGHQNVYMPLLIPESLLEKEKEHVAGFAPEVAWVTQGGNDKLEERLCIRPTSETLFCEHYKKVIHSWRDLPKLYNQWCSVVRWEKTTRPFLRTSEFLWQEGHTMHATAEEAKAETRQMLQVYADFYRDVLAIPPVIGQKTESEKFAGAEETYTIEAMMHNGVALQGGTSHYFGDGFAKSFDITFTDKNNQLQHPFQTSWGVSTRMIGGIIMTHGDNSGLALPPAIAPIQVVIVPVAQHKPGVLEKANELFEQLKAAGLRVKVDDSEQSPGWKFAQYEMQGVPLRLEIGPKDIEKNQCVLVRRPDRNKAFTPLDNLVDSVKAELQMVHDILYNNAKDNLESKIYAAHNHAEFLDIAQNKPGFIKAMWCGDPACEEQLKNETGGVKSRCIPFEEEHLSDTCVCCGKPAKHMLYWGRQY, encoded by the coding sequence ATGGCACAGCAGAAAAAAATGGTGGAAGAAATCACGCCGATGGAGGAGGACTTTGCCCGCTGGTACACGGATGTGGTTAAAAAAGCGGAGCTCATGGATTACAGCAGCATCAAGGGCTGCATGATCTTTGAACCGTACGGCTACGCAATTTGGGAGAATATGCAGGCAATTTTGGACAAACGCTTCAAGGAATTGGGGCACCAGAATGTGTATATGCCGCTGCTGATTCCGGAAAGCCTGCTGGAAAAGGAAAAGGAGCACGTGGCGGGCTTTGCGCCCGAAGTCGCGTGGGTGACGCAGGGCGGCAACGACAAACTGGAGGAGCGCCTGTGCATTCGCCCGACCAGTGAAACGCTGTTCTGTGAGCACTATAAAAAGGTGATTCACTCCTGGCGTGACCTGCCGAAGCTTTACAATCAGTGGTGCAGTGTGGTTCGTTGGGAAAAAACCACCCGCCCGTTCCTGCGTACCAGTGAGTTTCTCTGGCAGGAGGGGCACACCATGCACGCCACCGCCGAGGAGGCGAAAGCCGAAACGCGGCAGATGCTGCAGGTTTACGCGGACTTTTACCGGGATGTGCTTGCCATTCCGCCGGTTATCGGGCAGAAGACCGAAAGCGAAAAATTCGCGGGCGCGGAGGAAACGTACACCATCGAGGCCATGATGCACAATGGCGTGGCGCTGCAGGGCGGCACCAGTCACTATTTTGGCGACGGCTTTGCAAAGAGCTTTGACATCACCTTTACCGATAAAAACAATCAGCTGCAGCATCCGTTCCAGACCAGCTGGGGGGTTTCCACCCGCATGATCGGCGGCATTATTATGACGCATGGTGACAACAGCGGCCTCGCACTGCCTCCGGCCATCGCGCCGATTCAGGTGGTCATTGTGCCGGTTGCCCAGCATAAGCCCGGCGTTCTGGAAAAGGCAAACGAGCTGTTTGAGCAGCTGAAAGCGGCGGGCCTGCGCGTCAAGGTAGACGACAGCGAACAGTCCCCCGGCTGGAAGTTTGCCCAATATGAGATGCAGGGGGTTCCGCTGCGTCTGGAAATTGGCCCGAAGGATATTGAGAAAAATCAGTGCGTGCTGGTGCGCCGCCCCGACCGCAACAAGGCGTTTACGCCGCTGGACAACCTTGTGGATTCCGTCAAGGCGGAACTGCAGATGGTGCACGATATTCTCTATAACAATGCGAAGGATAATCTGGAAAGCAAGATTTACGCTGCGCATAACCACGCGGAGTTTTTGGATATTGCCCAGAACAAGCCTGGCTTTATCAAGGCCATGTGGTGCGGTGACCCTGCCTGCGAGGAGCAGCTCAAAAACGAAACCGGCGGCGTGAAGTCCCGCTGCATTCCGTTTGAGGAGGAACACCTCAGCGACACCTGCGTGTGCTGCGGCAAGCCTGCCAAGCATATGCTGTACTGGGGCCGTCAATACTAA